The genomic stretch TTGTGTGTCCGCGGGCTGAGTCCGGCAACTTGGTCCAGGATCATCTTCTGGCATCGCTCCTTGTCTCGAATGAAGTCGTAGCcattgacgacgatgaaaaTGTAGGCCttttcggcggcggcggcccagATAAATTCTTTGGCAGACTGCGTAAAGTGATTTGCCGCGGAGACGACAAAGACCACCACGTCAATCTCCTCTTGGCGAGCAAAAATGGCCGTCGTCTTGGTCGTATCTGAGTTGAGACCCGGAGCGTCGATCAGGGCAATGTCCACGACACCGTTGCTGAGTAGAGACTCATCAATAGTTCGGACATCCTTGACGTAGACCTTGCACTGAATGTACTTTTCATTGTCAATGACGATtttctccagctcctggaGAGAGTAGGCGTCATAGGTCGATTCGTCATTTCGGTTGTAAGTCACTTCCCTGTGGACGGCATGGACTTCCTCAATTCCTGCATTTTCCCGTGCGTCCAAAACCTCACAAAAGATGGCGGTGCAAGGTTGCTGATCCTCGGGCAAAACTTTGCGGCGCAGCAAGGCATTGCAAAAGGTCGATTTACCGGCATTCAAGTCACCGGTGATGAGCACTTTGCTTGATGTATCCTCGATACGTTCACGGAGCGATACAAGATGCTTAATGCTGGAGCCAATTTTGCCATCAAGGAGGGATGCAATGGAGCCCTTTTCCAATGAGTGTACGAGCTCGGTCTGGTGGAGAGCTCCTAGCTTCAAGTCGAGTTTCAAAATTGAAAATTCCTGAGCAATCTGAGGGGAGACAAGACGTGGCTCTGCCGCGGGCCGGGCCTCGGCTGCTTGGCTGGACTCTGCCGACGCATCCTCGAGACTGGTCATGGCTCTCCTAAGCatgggaggcggcggcgtctgGCTGGACCTGGCCGCAATATCCTCCATGGTGGATGAGTGTAAGATGCCCGGACGAGGCACAtcagcttccatcttctcggcTCGCTGAACGGAAGGATAATGCGCGGGCCATGTAGTATTCATCTCTCGAAGGCTATGCAGCAGGTCCAGCACCTTGTTGATTGACCGGCCCAGCGTGGCCCTCTGGGAGTTGTACCACATCTGGTGGATGGCATGGGATTGCCGTCGGTCGCCATGCGTCGAGATGTCCAGCATGCCTGGTTCGTCGCCCATCATGCTGCCTCCATATCCCGAATCAGCCTCGAGCATGCCCTGCAGGCGCGCGGCGTGCTCGGAGGCCATGCCGTTGCCAACCGTCATGTAGTTGGGCCGCGCTCCGGATGCACCCGCCTGGCCTGCCATGTTCGGGTCGAAGtgagcatcgtcgtcgtccccCGCGGGCGATTTGCCCTTGTCGTTGAAGTATTCCTGGCTCATGCTGGTGAAGGCGAGCTTGCCCACAGCATTGTCGAGCTATGGGATCAGGGCGCAGAAATGCCGGAGATGCAGCGCTGCAGAGGTTGGGTATGTAGGAGGAGGGTCAGGCGTAGAACGGGGTTCGTCGAGTAAAAAGGTTGCATGATGTTTAAGCAAATTGCCTCCCCGGCGGTCACGAAGCTCCTGTGATTGGTCTAGCTCGCCGGCACAAACTCGGCAAGCCTGCAGCTATCTTATCGGTGGCCGCGAAAATCGggtctgcagcagcaggtatCCTGCAAGTACCGCTGCACCGGCGCGTGCTGGTGGGGGTACACGGCCGAGTTCTGGGCAACGACGTAACGCTTTTAGCGACAGGACAGGCATGGCAGCCGGGCGCTGGTGCAGGACTGCAGGCGTACGTTGCTCCTCGGGCACTCCGCTAGGCAGATGTCATCaaagccttttcttcctctgcgcTGCCATCTCGCGACAATCCATTTCACCGCGCACTTCTTCCTCACTGCTGCATCTACGGCATCGCACAACActgtggctgctgccttCTGCAAGAAGATCCCTAACCCGTCATGAATGTGAGGCAATGCAATGGCTGGCATCACGGCCTTGTCCCCCACCTGTGAGAAACGGCATCTAACCCAACGTGCAAATGCAGATCCTAGAATGGGCGTTTGGCAAGCGCATGACGCCGGCCGAGCGCTTGCGCAAGAACCAGCGCatgctggacaaggccatTCGAGAACTCGACCAGACGCGTgtcaagctggagaagcaggagaagacGCTGATACAGCAAATCAAGACGAGCGCTAAGAATGGGCAGATGGGCGCTTGCaagatccaggccaaggaTCTGGTGCGCACACGGCGGTACGTTGAGAAGTTTTATGGCATGCGTAGCCAGCTGCAGAAGATTTCTCTACGGCTGCAGGTATGGAATGTCCTGTGTTAGCAACTGCCCTGATGCCGGCTAACAAGTGGATGACGACTAGACCTACCGAACGAATgagcagatgatgcaggcCATGAGGGGTGCTACGATGGCATTGGGCAGCATGAACAAGTCCATGAACCTGCCACAGCTCCAACGGATTGCGATGGAGTTTGAGCGAGAAAACGACATCATGGAGCAGAGgcaagagatgatggatgacGCCGTTGACGACGCCATGGACGTTGgaatcgaagaagaaggcgacgagGTTGTTGAGCAAGTTTTGGAAGAGATTGGAATAGACCTGAACCAGGCTGTAAGACTGCACTTTCCCCCCGTTAGAGATCATGAAGAACGGTGGCTGACTGTTGGATAATAGCTCGGGGAGACCCCAACCGCTCTGGGCAATTCTGCTGTGTCTGAGGGCAAGATTGCGCAAGCTGTTGGcgctggaggcggaggcggaaGCGGTGACCCGGTCGATGACGATCTCCAAGCCCGACTCGACAGCCTACGAAAGTGAACAGGTCACGACTCATTCACGAGCGGAATAAGCAAAGAGGAGATCTATTAATAGAATCAATCGTGCTTGATTGGAACCTGCCAAGCCAAAAGGACGTCTCTCGAGAATGTTTCTTCCTGAAGCATTGCATCCCGGCATGATGCAAGAGAAACATTCGTAGAATGAGGACCCCTAAAGAGGATCGGAAAGTCTGAGGATGTTATTGATATATATACGCGGGGGGCTTAGACGGGAGTGAGCCATGTCCGTTTTCTTGTTCGGCGCAAGAGGTGTTGATGGCGAATATGATTTACGAATACACAAGCACACATTTTTATGCATGCAAATTCTAGTTGTTCTAATGATGCAGAAGATGCCCGTCTATCCCAACAGGAAtaaggaagagagagcatGGCTGAGGCACCATTGGACTTTTGTGTGTCTTATTTGGATACACGGGGTAGGTAGGTGTTTTATAGCGACTGTGTTTCAGGCCAATATGTTCAAGTTGTTTGAACAAGAGTATATCTACACATCCATTTTTGGTCTCTGTGTTCTCAGAGAT from Trichoderma atroviride chromosome 3, complete sequence encodes the following:
- a CDS encoding uncharacterized protein (TransMembrane:2 (o722-740i761-781o)~BUSCO:EOG092D0NWF), whose translation is MSQEYFNDKGKSPAGDDDDAHFDPNMAGQAGASGARPNYMTVGNGMASEHAARLQGMLEADSGYGGSMMGDEPGMLDISTHGDRRQSHAIHQMWYNSQRATLGRSINKVLDLLHSLREMNTTWPAHYPSVQRAEKMEADVPRPGILHSSTMEDIAARSSQTPPPPMLRRAMTSLEDASAESSQAAEARPAAEPRLVSPQIAQEFSILKLDLKLGALHQTELVHSLEKGSIASLLDGKIGSSIKHLVSLRERIEDTSSKVLITGDLNAGKSTFCNALLRRKVLPEDQQPCTAIFCEVLDARENAGIEEVHAVHREVTYNRNDESTYDAYSLQELEKIVIDNEKYIQCKVYVKDVRTIDESLLSNGVVDIALIDAPGLNSDTTKTTAIFARQEEIDVVVFVVSAANHFTQSAKEFIWAAAAEKAYIFIVVNGYDFIRDKERCQKMILDQVAGLSPRTHKEASELVHFVSSNVIPMAPSPPGGPGGGGSGSGSGSGDDPDDNGKGKDLDKVRDFEKLEQSLRRFVLEKRARSKLAPARTYLMNILNDVNTLATVNHEVAQSEFDRVTRELKELEPQILASKKARSEVDEQVVHNIEETCKSVYDHTRNQLNAAITYAGSTKYDIPYPGLFGAFGYADDLKDAILSHIADAVSTCEDHARGQTVRGVNAIKQLGLLHVGDEFQNLHFRPDVMFRRKKDAFARQVDVPTDFADFVDFSTLLHSQEKFAGTGMALTIAGAVVPRMLGMNSWMDHAITATKILGNDNLRKLILPGIVIAAVAASAYVLQQIPTSLPHRLARKIEAQLSEIDYVHTNATRISGAVRTVLRMPADNLRIGLDHSVKDLNKKRDETVKVKSESEKASKFFRKLVGETQVQKNMVEGVDLDTPPQTLH
- a CDS encoding uncharacterized protein (BUSCO:EOG092D4497), which produces MNILEWAFGKRMTPAERLRKNQRMLDKAIRELDQTRVKLEKQEKTLIQQIKTSAKNGQMGACKIQAKDLVRTRRYVEKFYGMRSQLQKISLRLQTYRTNEQMMQAMRGATMALGSMNKSMNLPQLQRIAMEFERENDIMEQRQEMMDDAVDDAMDVGIEEEGDEVVEQVLEEIGIDLNQALGETPTALGNSAVSEGKIAQAVGAGGGGGSGDPVDDDLQARLDSLRK